A section of the Amycolatopsis sp. AA4 genome encodes:
- a CDS encoding (2Fe-2S)-binding protein, with translation MRVSIDVNGKTVAHEVPDRTLLVHYLRDTAGLTGTNIGCDTTSCGACTVLLDGESVKSCTVLAAQADGHEVTTVEGLASEDGLHPVQRAFREQHGLQCGFCTPGMMMATVSLLKENPKPTRDEARAALEGNLCRCTGYHNIVSAVIDASGQEVAQ, from the coding sequence GTGCGGGTCTCGATCGACGTGAACGGGAAGACGGTGGCGCACGAGGTGCCCGACCGCACCCTGCTCGTGCACTACCTGCGGGACACCGCGGGCCTCACCGGCACGAACATCGGCTGCGACACCACGTCCTGCGGGGCGTGCACGGTGCTGCTCGACGGCGAATCGGTGAAATCCTGCACGGTGCTCGCCGCTCAGGCGGACGGGCACGAAGTGACCACTGTGGAGGGTCTGGCTTCCGAAGACGGGCTGCACCCGGTGCAGCGCGCGTTCCGCGAGCAGCACGGCCTGCAGTGCGGGTTCTGCACGCCCGGCATGATGATGGCGACGGTGTCGCTGCTGAAAGAAAACCCGAAGCCGACGCGCGACGAAGCCCGCGCGGCGCTGGAGGGCAACCTTTGCCGCTGCACCGGCTACCACAACATCGTGAGCGCGGTCATCGACGCGTCCGGGCAGGAGGTGGCGCAGTGA
- a CDS encoding xanthine dehydrogenase family protein subunit M, producing the protein MIPAGFAYRRASTVDEALALLAEHGEDAKLLAGGHSLLPLMKLRFAAPEVVVDIAPLRELKFVRTEGDEVVIGALSRYHDLEHDPVLAEHAPLIAHVSGSVGDPQVRHRGTIGGSLVHADSAADLPAAVLAADGTLVARGPRGERRIPAAEFFLGPFTTPLEPDELLTEIRLPSQAGLGWGFEKFTRRAIDWAIVGVAVTGRSVGLINMGGTPLRASATERALADGATAAEAAKLAAEDTSPPDEPHATAEYRQHLARVLTGRALAAAGIA; encoded by the coding sequence GTGATCCCGGCCGGGTTCGCCTACCGCCGCGCGTCCACTGTGGACGAAGCGCTCGCGCTGCTCGCCGAGCACGGCGAAGACGCGAAGCTGCTCGCGGGCGGGCATTCGCTGCTCCCGCTGATGAAACTCCGGTTCGCCGCGCCGGAGGTCGTGGTGGACATCGCGCCGCTGCGGGAGCTGAAGTTCGTCCGGACCGAGGGCGACGAGGTGGTGATCGGGGCGTTGTCCCGCTACCACGACCTCGAACACGACCCGGTGCTCGCCGAGCACGCGCCGCTGATCGCGCACGTGTCCGGTTCGGTCGGCGACCCGCAGGTGCGCCATCGCGGCACGATCGGCGGTTCGCTGGTGCACGCGGACTCCGCGGCCGACCTGCCCGCGGCGGTGCTCGCGGCGGACGGCACGCTCGTCGCGCGCGGACCGCGGGGGGAGCGGCGCATCCCGGCCGCGGAGTTCTTCCTCGGGCCGTTCACCACGCCGCTGGAGCCGGACGAGCTGCTCACCGAAATCCGGCTGCCGAGCCAGGCCGGGCTGGGCTGGGGATTCGAGAAGTTCACCCGCCGGGCCATCGACTGGGCGATCGTCGGCGTCGCGGTCACCGGGCGCTCGGTCGGCCTGATCAACATGGGCGGCACGCCGCTGCGGGCGTCGGCCACCGAACGCGCGCTCGCCGACGGGGCCACCGCGGCGGAGGCGGCGAAACTGGCCGCGGAGGACACTTCGCCGCCGGACGAACCGCACGCCACGGCCGAGTACCGGCAGCACCTCGCCCGTGTCCTCACCGGCCGGGCCCTGGCCGCCGCGGGCATCGCCTGA
- a CDS encoding flavin reductase family protein, translated as MNTTFPAHTTIEPGILYFGTPVVLISTSNEDGSANLAPMSSAFWLGWRAMLGLGARSKTTQNLLRTRECVLNLPSSAMAAAVDRLALTTGSDPVPPGKEKRGYFHVADKFGRAGLTPAPSETVAPPRVAECPVAMEAVLESVHPFAEDDEAQRGGIVGLEVRVQRVFVHDDIRMPGTDDHIDPDAWRPLIMSFQKLYGLGPQVHESTLARIPERMYRSPDIERARGVS; from the coding sequence GTGAACACGACTTTTCCCGCGCACACAACGATCGAGCCCGGCATCCTCTACTTCGGCACCCCGGTGGTGCTCATCTCGACGTCCAATGAGGACGGTTCGGCCAACCTGGCCCCGATGTCGTCGGCGTTCTGGCTCGGCTGGCGCGCGATGCTCGGCCTCGGCGCGCGCTCCAAGACCACGCAGAACCTCCTGCGCACGCGCGAATGCGTGCTGAACCTGCCGTCCTCGGCGATGGCCGCCGCGGTCGACCGGCTGGCCCTGACCACCGGGTCCGACCCGGTCCCGCCGGGCAAGGAGAAGCGCGGCTACTTCCACGTCGCGGACAAGTTCGGCCGCGCCGGGCTCACGCCGGCGCCGTCCGAGACGGTCGCGCCGCCGCGGGTCGCCGAATGCCCGGTCGCGATGGAAGCGGTGCTGGAGTCCGTGCACCCGTTCGCCGAGGACGACGAGGCGCAGCGCGGCGGCATCGTCGGGCTGGAGGTGCGCGTGCAGCGGGTGTTCGTGCACGACGACATCCGGATGCCGGGCACGGACGACCACATCGACCCGGACGCGTGGCGGCCGCTGATCATGAGCTTCCAGAAGCTGTACGGGCTCGGCCCGCAGGTGCACGAATCGACGCTCGCGCGCATCCCGGAGCGGATGTACCGCTCACCGGACATCGAGCGGGCGCGCGGCGTCTCCTGA
- a CDS encoding ESX secretion-associated protein EspG, translating into MADRFEFVLDVVEALVIGEATGGNIRQFPLRIGSVPAEPDRYVRVAKIVNDAIEERRLSTGDELSPYVRTAFELLAKPRVSVAVSGIDGLGADIAVVALSDGRQALGITQDAKTDELLFSLFDDEELVEVIAGVLPHARPASTGAHTVRQAAEREVSAMTARRRAEAAEDEEETDAFGMIEVSGRVQPRRPDPRVSRAAPGGVEVLERVLAQPRLGGGHIVASGWGRHGERRAGSPIGWLDTADGRYLITSAVSESGDLTAEYRPAGRRDLVRAVQQAVSEVY; encoded by the coding sequence ATGGCGGACAGGTTCGAGTTCGTTCTCGACGTCGTCGAAGCTTTGGTGATCGGGGAGGCGACCGGCGGGAACATCCGCCAGTTCCCGCTGCGGATCGGCTCCGTGCCCGCGGAACCCGACCGGTACGTGCGGGTCGCGAAGATCGTCAACGACGCGATCGAGGAGCGCAGGCTCTCGACCGGCGACGAGCTGAGCCCGTACGTGCGCACCGCTTTCGAGCTGCTCGCGAAGCCCCGGGTGTCGGTCGCGGTCAGCGGGATCGACGGCCTCGGCGCGGACATCGCCGTGGTCGCGCTCAGCGACGGCAGGCAGGCGCTCGGGATCACCCAGGACGCGAAGACCGACGAACTGCTGTTCTCGCTGTTCGACGACGAGGAACTGGTCGAGGTGATCGCCGGGGTGCTGCCCCACGCGCGCCCGGCCAGCACCGGCGCGCACACGGTCCGCCAGGCGGCCGAGCGCGAGGTGTCCGCGATGACCGCGCGCCGGCGGGCCGAGGCGGCCGAGGACGAGGAAGAGACCGACGCGTTCGGGATGATCGAGGTCAGCGGGCGCGTGCAGCCGCGCCGCCCGGACCCGCGGGTCTCCCGCGCCGCCCCCGGCGGGGTCGAGGTGCTCGAACGCGTGCTGGCGCAGCCGCGGCTCGGCGGCGGGCACATCGTCGCGAGCGGCTGGGGCCGCCACGGCGAGCGGCGCGCCGGATCGCCGATCGGCTGGCTCGACACCGCCGACGGCCGCTACCTGATCACGTCGGCCGTCAGCGAGTCCGGCGACCTGACCGCGGAGTACCGGCCCGCCGGGCGCCGGGATCTCGTCCGGGCCGTGCAGCAGGCGGT